In Gallaecimonas pentaromativorans, the following are encoded in one genomic region:
- a CDS encoding glutamate synthase subunit beta: protein MVKDPLHFLNFERQTGEVVPAKERVTQFKEVQAQQNQQVREEQSSRCLDCGTPYCQWKCPLHNAIPRWLELAGEGRIMEAAELAHQTNPLPEVCGRVCPQDRLCESVCTLNDEFGAVTIGQVERDITDLALDAGWRPDLSYVAKTGHKVAVIGAGPAGIGCADYLVRAGVAVTVYEAEPVIGGLLSTGIPGFKLEKDIITRRFEVLKDMGVEFVLGTKVGQDISFKELLDGYDAVFLGLGAPRSVDSGLAGSDAEGCLEAAHYLYDQNLKLMQGTELHFDQKGKHVVVIGGGDTAMDCSRTALRQGAASVTLLYRRDRENMPGSPKEVRFAEEEGLQFAFCHQPLEVLAQGGKVEGIRVQETQLGAPDASGRRRPEPVAGSERDLKADTVVLALGFRPQLPPWLSEVGVVADEAGRVLAPDGKTLHPKIFAGGDMVLGADLVVTAIANGRKAAIGILDKLGLTAGVTAA from the coding sequence ATCGTGAAAGATCCCCTGCACTTTTTAAATTTCGAGCGCCAGACCGGCGAGGTAGTGCCGGCCAAGGAACGGGTCACTCAATTCAAGGAAGTTCAGGCTCAGCAAAACCAGCAGGTGCGTGAAGAGCAATCTTCACGCTGTCTGGACTGCGGCACCCCTTATTGCCAGTGGAAATGCCCGCTCCATAACGCTATTCCCCGCTGGCTGGAGCTGGCCGGTGAAGGCCGCATCATGGAAGCGGCGGAGCTGGCCCACCAGACCAACCCGCTGCCAGAAGTGTGCGGCAGGGTTTGCCCGCAGGACAGGCTCTGCGAGAGCGTTTGCACGCTGAACGACGAGTTCGGCGCTGTGACCATCGGCCAGGTGGAGCGCGACATCACCGACTTGGCCCTGGACGCTGGCTGGCGCCCCGACCTTTCTTATGTGGCCAAGACCGGCCACAAGGTGGCGGTAATAGGCGCGGGCCCGGCCGGTATCGGCTGCGCCGATTATCTGGTACGCGCCGGTGTGGCTGTCACCGTCTATGAAGCAGAGCCCGTTATCGGCGGCCTGCTCTCTACCGGTATCCCCGGCTTCAAGCTGGAAAAAGACATCATCACCCGCCGCTTTGAGGTGCTCAAGGACATGGGCGTGGAGTTTGTGTTGGGCACCAAAGTCGGCCAGGACATTAGCTTCAAGGAGCTGCTGGACGGCTATGACGCCGTGTTCCTGGGCCTGGGCGCCCCGCGAAGCGTCGATTCCGGCCTGGCTGGCAGCGACGCCGAGGGCTGCCTGGAAGCGGCTCATTACCTCTACGACCAGAACCTCAAATTGATGCAAGGCACCGAGCTGCACTTTGACCAGAAGGGCAAGCACGTGGTGGTCATCGGTGGTGGCGATACCGCCATGGATTGTTCCCGCACCGCCCTTCGCCAGGGCGCGGCCAGCGTCACCCTGCTCTATCGCCGAGACCGCGAGAACATGCCTGGCTCGCCCAAGGAAGTGCGTTTTGCCGAGGAAGAGGGCCTGCAATTTGCCTTTTGCCACCAGCCGCTGGAAGTGCTGGCCCAAGGCGGCAAAGTGGAGGGCATTCGCGTTCAGGAAACCCAACTGGGCGCCCCTGATGCCTCTGGCCGCCGCCGCCCTGAACCTGTGGCAGGCTCTGAGCGCGACCTCAAGGCTGACACCGTGGTGCTGGCCCTTGGCTTTCGCCCGCAGCTGCCGCCTTGGCTCTCGGAAGTGGGTGTAGTTGCCGACGAAGCGGGCCGCGTGCTGGCGCCGGACGGCAAGACCCTGCATCCGAAGATCTTCGCTGGCGGCGATATGGTGCTGGGGGCCGACCTGGTGGTGACCGCCATCGCCAACGGCCGCAAAGCCGCCATCGGCATTCTCGACAAACTCGGCCTCACGGCTGGGGTGACCGCAGCCTAA
- the mtnN gene encoding 5'-methylthioadenosine/S-adenosylhomocysteine nucleosidase, with protein MKLGIIGAMEQEVALLKSQISNLSTEVVAGCEIYSGQLGGGEVVLMRSGIGKVAAAIATTILIERFAPEAIINTGSAGGFDPTLEVGDVVISSEVRYHDVDVTAFGYELGQVPRMPAAFQAHPTLVSVAQDVIGEMASHKAKTGLITTGDIFMSDPVRVEATRKAFPTMIAVEMEAAAIAQTCHQFDVPFVVTRALSDIAGKESPMSFESFLEKAATHSAELVMALVAKLKDSELA; from the coding sequence ATGAAGCTCGGCATCATCGGCGCCATGGAACAGGAAGTGGCGCTTCTTAAAAGCCAGATCAGTAACCTCAGCACCGAAGTCGTCGCTGGCTGCGAAATTTACAGCGGCCAACTGGGCGGCGGTGAGGTGGTACTGATGCGCTCCGGTATCGGCAAGGTGGCAGCCGCCATCGCCACCACCATCCTGATTGAACGCTTCGCTCCCGAGGCCATCATCAACACCGGCTCTGCCGGCGGCTTCGACCCGACTCTGGAAGTGGGCGATGTGGTGATCTCCAGCGAAGTGCGCTACCACGACGTGGACGTGACCGCTTTTGGTTACGAGCTGGGCCAGGTGCCGCGCATGCCAGCTGCCTTCCAGGCTCACCCCACCCTGGTTTCCGTGGCTCAGGACGTGATTGGCGAAATGGCCAGCCACAAGGCCAAAACCGGCCTTATCACCACCGGTGACATTTTCATGTCCGATCCGGTGCGTGTTGAAGCCACCCGCAAGGCCTTCCCCACCATGATCGCCGTGGAAATGGAAGCGGCCGCCATCGCCCAAACCTGCCACCAGTTCGATGTGCCCTTCGTGGTTACCCGGGCCTTGTCCGACATCGCTGGTAAAGAATCCCCCATGTCTTTTGAAAGCTTCCTGGAAAAAGCCGCTACCCACTCCGCCGAGTTGGTCATGGCGCTGGTCGCCAAACTCAAAGACAGTGAACTGGCCTGA
- a CDS encoding cobalamin biosynthesis protein, whose translation MNWPELTLLLAWPAALVLPALPFWQAISRLADRLAAKVNKGEPRQRRLAGVLAFILLWGSLALLAALLFYSAELPLVIQGLAFYLAFSDPRPAKLSAVESLAKAPARELLGSVLKRNCSRYSQEGLYKAAIEGRWRVTKERLLLVVLLAFGAGLPAFLIRAWWVISDRWHPARTGFGDFGKALVPIAWLCRALGAPLALFWTVLALKPSALFSREKPRQMAMLATALGCQLGGPLLIGGHKISRERVGPGQPADAATLRRLRILAMGGESATFLLVALALVLVH comes from the coding sequence GTGAACTGGCCTGAGTTAACCCTCCTTCTTGCCTGGCCGGCAGCCTTGGTGCTGCCGGCTTTGCCGTTTTGGCAGGCCATCTCGCGCCTGGCAGACCGGCTGGCAGCCAAGGTCAATAAAGGTGAACCCCGCCAGCGGCGCTTGGCCGGGGTGCTGGCTTTTATTCTGCTGTGGGGCAGCCTGGCGCTGCTGGCCGCGTTGCTGTTTTACAGCGCCGAGCTGCCGCTGGTGATCCAGGGCCTGGCCTTTTACCTTGCCTTTAGCGACCCTCGCCCGGCCAAGCTCAGCGCCGTCGAGTCCCTGGCCAAGGCCCCGGCCAGAGAGCTATTGGGCTCGGTGCTTAAGCGCAATTGCAGCCGCTACTCCCAAGAAGGGCTTTATAAAGCCGCTATCGAGGGGCGTTGGCGGGTAACCAAGGAGCGCCTGCTGCTGGTGGTGCTGCTGGCCTTTGGTGCCGGTCTGCCGGCCTTTTTGATCCGTGCCTGGTGGGTGATTAGCGATCGCTGGCACCCGGCACGTACCGGCTTTGGCGATTTTGGTAAGGCCTTGGTGCCCATCGCCTGGCTATGCCGGGCCCTCGGGGCGCCGCTCGCCCTTTTTTGGACCGTGCTGGCACTCAAACCTTCGGCGCTTTTTAGCCGGGAAAAGCCCCGGCAGATGGCGATGCTGGCCACCGCCCTTGGCTGCCAATTGGGAGGGCCGCTTCTTATCGGCGGCCATAAGATAAGCCGGGAGCGTGTTGGCCCAGGCCAGCCTGCCGATGCCGCAACATTAAGGCGTCTTCGTATCCTGGCCATGGGCGGCGAGAGCGCCACCTTCCTGCTGGTGGCCCTGGCCTTGGTGCTGGTGCATTAA
- a CDS encoding DUF2721 domain-containing protein, giving the protein MELTLTTPAVLFPAISLLLLAYTNRFLHLANLIRQMHATELSPRVRRQIANLRRRVILIRYMQEAGVLSFLLCVLTMLALYVGSPTLAWWLFGLSLLLLGISLCLSVVEIRISVKALDIHLDEMG; this is encoded by the coding sequence GTGGAACTGACCCTCACCACCCCGGCGGTGCTCTTCCCTGCCATCTCGTTGCTGCTGCTGGCATACACCAACCGGTTTTTGCACCTGGCCAATCTTATCCGCCAGATGCACGCCACGGAACTTAGCCCTCGCGTTCGCCGTCAAATCGCCAACCTGCGCCGCCGGGTCATTCTTATTCGCTACATGCAAGAAGCCGGAGTGCTGAGTTTTCTGCTGTGCGTGCTGACCATGCTGGCCTTGTATGTAGGTTCGCCCACTCTGGCCTGGTGGCTGTTCGGGCTGTCGCTGCTGCTTTTGGGGATCTCCCTTTGCCTGTCGGTGGTAGAGATCCGCATCTCGGTCAAAGCCCTGGACATCCACCTGGACGAGATGGGCTGA
- a CDS encoding nuclear transport factor 2 family protein, which translates to MRALYLLILLFCLPAFADEDALLLARKYMQAYTAMDYGELEQFYHFDAVFQDPSASVQGNSQNIAGRTAILEFLKKAEQGVAQIRFVENNHMVVGNWVILMGEYHYLVSGPQFGLGPQPVWIVVKGITELQVDTGAGQIRIHRDMLDYESVPSQLQ; encoded by the coding sequence ATGAGAGCGCTGTACCTGCTTATCTTGCTTTTCTGCCTGCCGGCCTTCGCCGATGAAGATGCGCTGCTGCTGGCCAGAAAGTACATGCAGGCCTACACCGCCATGGATTACGGCGAATTAGAGCAGTTCTACCACTTCGACGCCGTGTTCCAAGACCCCAGCGCCTCGGTGCAAGGCAACAGCCAGAACATCGCCGGGCGCACCGCCATCCTCGAATTTTTGAAAAAAGCCGAACAAGGGGTGGCCCAGATCCGCTTTGTGGAGAACAACCACATGGTCGTTGGCAACTGGGTCATTTTGATGGGGGAATACCACTATCTGGTCTCTGGCCCCCAGTTTGGGCTTGGGCCACAACCGGTGTGGATAGTGGTTAAAGGTATTACCGAGTTACAGGTGGATACCGGCGCCGGCCAAATCCGCATTCATCGCGACATGTTGGACTACGAATCGGTCCCCTCTCAGCTGCAATAA
- a CDS encoding kinase, producing the protein MHQVIQDAVKAHGLPEQFQETVTQHYLPLAEKIIARSQWSPAPLVVGVTGAQGTGKSTLADFLAILLREMAAFKVAVISLDDLYLTRAERLALGDTVHPLLKTRGVPGTHDVALGEAVLDALATASDQQHTALPRFDKAVDDRAPQSQWPHITGRPDVVILEGWCLGAGAQDDSALAQPANSLEASEDKDGAWRQYVNDQLKGPYRRFFDRVQYQIFMQAPSMDAVLAWRQKQEHKLKARVGDGPGIMSDAQIARFIQHYERLTRHLLAEHPRNTLVRFELDDNHSIKAVHHA; encoded by the coding sequence ATGCACCAGGTTATACAAGACGCCGTCAAGGCCCATGGGTTACCTGAGCAGTTCCAGGAAACCGTTACCCAGCACTACCTGCCCCTGGCAGAAAAAATCATTGCCCGCAGCCAGTGGAGCCCGGCGCCGCTGGTGGTAGGGGTGACCGGTGCTCAGGGCACCGGTAAATCGACCCTGGCCGACTTTCTGGCCATCTTGCTAAGGGAAATGGCCGCCTTTAAGGTGGCGGTTATCTCTCTGGACGACCTGTACCTGACCCGCGCCGAGCGCCTGGCCCTGGGCGATACCGTGCACCCGCTGTTAAAAACCCGCGGCGTACCCGGTACCCACGATGTGGCCCTGGGCGAAGCGGTACTGGACGCCTTAGCCACCGCTTCCGACCAGCAACACACCGCCCTGCCCCGCTTTGACAAAGCCGTTGACGACCGCGCCCCCCAAAGCCAGTGGCCGCACATCACCGGCCGCCCCGATGTGGTTATTCTTGAAGGCTGGTGCCTGGGCGCCGGCGCCCAGGACGACAGTGCCCTGGCGCAACCCGCCAATAGCCTTGAAGCCAGCGAAGACAAAGATGGCGCCTGGCGCCAATACGTCAATGACCAGCTCAAAGGGCCGTACCGGCGCTTTTTCGACCGGGTGCAATACCAGATTTTTATGCAGGCGCCGTCCATGGACGCGGTGCTGGCCTGGCGCCAAAAACAGGAGCACAAGCTCAAGGCCCGGGTCGGCGATGGCCCCGGCATCATGAGCGATGCCCAAATCGCCCGTTTTATTCAGCATTACGAGCGCCTGACCCGCCATTTGCTGGCCGAACACCCGCGCAACACCTTGGTCAGGTTCGAGCTGGACGACAACCACAGCATCAAGGCGGTGCACCATGCCTGA
- a CDS encoding HAD-IIB family hydrolase — protein MPEWVVVTDLDGTLLDHHNYSWAPAQPALDRLAELGIPVVLNSSKTRSEIRELQSQLGLSGPFIAENGAILDWGDGQVEGFAEPRQHLLTVLGQLRQQGFAFEGFADWSAQQIAAKTGLSHHGALLAGDREFTEPLEWQGDESSKWAFEQALAGHQLQAQQGGRFFTVMGQYSKAAAFDALRRHYPGARLIALGDSPNDGPMLDAADIAVVIQSARSDQLQPKGPTIRTTAPGPSGWNQAIQDILNHRS, from the coding sequence ATGCCTGAGTGGGTGGTAGTAACCGACCTCGATGGCACCTTGCTGGACCATCACAACTACAGCTGGGCACCGGCCCAACCAGCCCTGGACCGCCTGGCCGAGCTTGGTATCCCGGTGGTGCTCAATTCTTCCAAGACCCGCAGCGAAATTCGTGAGTTGCAAAGCCAGCTTGGGCTAAGCGGCCCCTTTATCGCCGAAAACGGCGCCATACTGGATTGGGGCGATGGCCAGGTTGAAGGTTTTGCCGAGCCGCGCCAGCATCTACTGACGGTGCTGGGCCAGCTGCGCCAGCAAGGTTTTGCCTTTGAGGGCTTTGCCGATTGGAGTGCCCAGCAAATTGCCGCCAAAACCGGCTTGAGCCATCACGGCGCCTTACTGGCCGGGGACAGGGAATTTACCGAGCCACTGGAGTGGCAAGGGGATGAGAGCAGCAAGTGGGCCTTCGAGCAGGCCCTGGCCGGGCATCAGCTTCAAGCCCAGCAGGGTGGGCGCTTTTTTACAGTGATGGGCCAGTATTCCAAGGCCGCCGCCTTTGACGCCCTGCGCCGCCATTACCCGGGCGCCCGGCTGATCGCCCTGGGCGACAGCCCCAACGACGGCCCCATGCTGGACGCTGCCGATATCGCCGTGGTTATCCAATCGGCCCGCAGCGACCAGCTCCAGCCCAAGGGCCCCACCATCAGGACAACGGCGCCCGGCCCCAGCGGCTGGAACCAAGCCATACAGGACATTCTTAATCACAGGAGCTAA
- a CDS encoding glycosyl transferase: MADFHQNGTIATLHNLTRRPVEDLEKELMRFRRYRPMSLVLPSLYSELQSPALAGILDELEKVPYLSEIIIGLDRANEDEYRHALKYFSRLPQFHRVLWNDGPRLREIDKLLASHDLAPKEMGKGRNVWYCLGYMLASGKGQTVALHDCDILTYERGLLARLFYPVANPVFNYNFAKGYYARCAGGKLHGRVNRLLVTPLIRSMQKVCGYSEYLNYMDGFRYSLAGEFSMRKDLVAHLHIPSDWGLEIGVLSEMFRSYATQRICQVDISDNYDHKHQDLSADDANQGLSKMSTDIAKAFFRKLATNGEIFSTEKIRTIKATYYRIALDFIDIFNDDAMINGLQYDRHKEEQAVELFAQNIVDAGTGFLANPMETPFMPSWSRVISAVPNILDDLKSAVEEDTKAYLGA, encoded by the coding sequence ATGGCGGATTTTCACCAGAACGGGACCATCGCGACGCTGCACAACCTCACCCGCAGACCGGTAGAAGATCTGGAAAAGGAGTTGATGCGCTTTCGCCGCTATAGGCCCATGAGCCTGGTGCTGCCTTCCCTTTATTCGGAACTGCAATCACCGGCCCTGGCCGGGATCCTCGATGAGCTGGAAAAGGTGCCCTATTTGTCGGAGATCATCATTGGCCTGGACAGGGCCAATGAGGACGAATACCGCCACGCCCTGAAATACTTCTCGCGGCTGCCGCAATTTCACCGGGTGCTGTGGAACGACGGCCCCCGCCTTCGGGAAATAGACAAACTGCTGGCCAGCCACGACCTTGCTCCCAAGGAAATGGGCAAAGGCCGTAATGTCTGGTACTGCCTGGGGTACATGCTGGCCAGCGGCAAGGGCCAGACCGTGGCCCTGCACGACTGCGACATCCTCACCTACGAGCGTGGCCTGCTGGCAAGGCTGTTCTACCCGGTAGCCAACCCGGTGTTCAACTACAACTTCGCCAAGGGCTATTACGCCCGCTGCGCCGGCGGCAAGCTCCATGGCCGGGTCAACCGGCTGCTGGTGACTCCTCTTATCCGCAGCATGCAAAAGGTGTGTGGCTACAGCGAATACCTCAACTACATGGACGGCTTTCGCTACTCCCTGGCCGGGGAGTTTTCCATGCGTAAAGACTTGGTGGCGCACCTGCACATCCCCAGCGACTGGGGCCTGGAGATTGGCGTGCTCTCGGAGATGTTCCGAAGCTACGCCACCCAGCGCATCTGCCAGGTGGATATCAGCGACAACTACGACCACAAGCACCAGGACTTGAGCGCCGACGACGCCAATCAGGGCCTGTCGAAAATGAGCACCGACATCGCCAAGGCCTTCTTTCGCAAGCTGGCCACCAACGGCGAGATCTTCAGTACCGAGAAAATTCGCACCATCAAGGCCACCTATTACCGCATCGCCCTGGATTTCATCGACATCTTCAACGACGACGCCATGATCAATGGCCTCCAATACGACAGGCACAAGGAAGAACAGGCGGTGGAGCTGTTTGCCCAGAACATCGTCGATGCCGGCACCGGCTTTTTGGCCAACCCCATGGAAACCCCCTTCATGCCCAGTTGGAGCCGGGTGATCAGCGCCGTACCCAATATCCTCGATGACTTGAAATCCGCCGTAGAAGAAGACACCAAAGCCTATTTAGGAGCCTGA
- a CDS encoding sugar phosphorylase, whose protein sequence is MDTPLTRKLLAHLRVIYPEADNGPLVEQLIATMALDPASQAPPTHRNLWNQNDVLLITYGNSVVDEGEKPLVTLNKLLTNELDDCLSAVHILPFFPYSSDDGFSVIDYVSVNESLGDWGHVSTIAKRKHLMADLVINHMSSRSAWFENFKRRRDPGKDYFKEASLEDDLSQVVRPRSSPLLTPVQTDDGERMVWCTFSPDQVDLDFGNPQVLVEFVRIIHFYLEQGVRIFRLDAVAYLWKVPGTSCIHLQQTHEVVKLMRTLIEHGYPNAVIITETNVPNRENLTYFGNANEAHVIYNFSLPPLLVHCLLSGSCRHLKTWAMSMPPAQNGTAYLNFIASHDGIGLRPAEDLLSEEELAEFIGTISRSGGMVSYRRKGDEDKPYELNVSLWDALKDTVDGGKSHQQLARFLCAHTIMLGLEGIPAFYIHSLFATENDTQKVALTSRNRSINRHTWSLEALRTALSNGSHHQQAYEALRHLIQTRRAQPAFHPNATQFTLHLGLEVFGFWRQSLDRSQSIFAIHNVSSEVQQVALSTINLVSTDLWFDLITGRHFNDPHAELTLQPYECLWLSNRNFCGQEAPLED, encoded by the coding sequence ATGGACACCCCGCTAACGCGCAAGTTATTGGCCCATTTAAGGGTGATTTACCCCGAGGCCGACAACGGCCCGCTGGTGGAGCAGCTCATTGCCACCATGGCGCTGGACCCGGCCTCTCAGGCGCCCCCTACCCACAGAAACCTGTGGAACCAGAACGATGTGTTACTGATCACCTACGGCAACTCGGTGGTAGACGAAGGGGAAAAGCCCCTGGTCACCCTCAACAAGCTGCTGACCAACGAGCTGGACGATTGCCTGTCGGCGGTGCATATCCTGCCCTTTTTTCCCTACAGCTCGGACGACGGCTTCTCGGTTATCGACTATGTGTCGGTCAACGAAAGCCTGGGGGACTGGGGCCATGTCAGCACCATTGCCAAGCGCAAGCACCTGATGGCGGATTTGGTTATCAACCATATGTCGAGCCGCAGCGCCTGGTTCGAGAACTTCAAACGCCGCCGCGACCCGGGCAAGGATTATTTCAAAGAAGCGAGCCTGGAAGACGACTTGAGCCAGGTGGTCAGGCCCCGCTCCAGCCCGCTACTCACCCCGGTGCAAACCGACGACGGCGAGCGCATGGTGTGGTGTACCTTCAGCCCAGACCAGGTGGATTTGGACTTTGGTAACCCCCAGGTGCTGGTGGAGTTCGTGCGCATCATCCACTTTTATCTCGAACAAGGGGTGCGCATTTTCCGCCTCGATGCGGTGGCCTACCTGTGGAAGGTGCCGGGCACCAGCTGCATTCACCTGCAGCAGACCCATGAAGTGGTCAAACTGATGCGCACCCTCATCGAGCATGGCTACCCCAACGCGGTGATCATCACCGAGACCAACGTGCCAAACCGGGAGAACCTCACCTACTTTGGTAACGCCAACGAAGCCCACGTTATCTACAACTTCTCGCTGCCGCCGCTGCTGGTGCACTGCCTGCTCTCGGGCAGTTGCCGGCACTTAAAAACCTGGGCCATGAGCATGCCGCCGGCCCAAAACGGCACGGCCTACCTGAACTTTATCGCCAGCCACGACGGCATCGGCCTGCGCCCGGCCGAAGATCTGCTGAGCGAGGAAGAGCTGGCCGAGTTTATCGGCACCATCAGCCGCTCCGGCGGCATGGTCAGTTACCGGCGTAAAGGCGACGAAGACAAACCCTACGAGCTGAATGTCAGCCTCTGGGACGCCCTCAAAGACACCGTAGACGGCGGCAAGAGCCACCAGCAACTGGCCCGCTTTTTGTGCGCCCACACCATCATGCTGGGCCTCGAAGGCATACCGGCCTTTTATATCCACAGCCTCTTTGCCACCGAGAACGACACCCAGAAGGTGGCGCTCACCTCCCGTAACCGCTCCATTAACCGCCATACCTGGAGCCTGGAGGCGCTGCGCACCGCATTGAGTAACGGCAGCCACCACCAGCAGGCTTATGAGGCGCTGCGCCACCTTATTCAGACTCGCCGCGCCCAGCCCGCCTTTCACCCCAACGCCACCCAGTTCACCTTGCACCTGGGGCTGGAGGTATTCGGGTTCTGGCGCCAGAGCCTGGACCGAAGCCAAAGCATCTTTGCCATCCATAACGTCTCCAGCGAAGTGCAGCAGGTGGCGCTTTCCACCATCAACCTGGTGAGTACCGATTTGTGGTTCGATCTCATCACCGGCCGCCATTTCAACGACCCCCACGCCGAGCTGACCTTGCAGCCCTACGAGTGCCTGTGGCTCAGTAACCGGAATTTTTGCGGCCAGGAAGCGCCGCTCGAAGACTAA
- the mdoH gene encoding glucans biosynthesis glucosyltransferase MdoH: MSTGTPEELAGLMPPQDLKSVYRRTPVDPKAVKSRWWRRLLVVGSALALSAYAVYEMWMVFAAGKITWPEYIVMVLFAMTFCWIALACSTGLAGFYALRFGPKPQWQTAPLTKKTVVLMPTYNEDPARIFAAIEAMASGIIEAGEGEAFDWFIIADTTNPEVMLQEEEALLAIRERLGDKARIFYRRRRENLARKAGNVADFCRRWGRHYDHMLVLDADSLIAPDTLIQLARRMEANPDAGLIQTIPRLIRGTTLVARVQQFATRIYGPIVGTGLAWWVDRDGNFWGHNAIIRTSAFMECAGLPELPGKAPFGGHILSHDFVEAALLRRAGWVVDIAWDLDGSYEESPPSLIDMAVRDRRWCQGNLQHAKVLPTRGLSWVSRMHMVTGIMSYLSSPLWLLLVLAGFALALQAQFIRPEYFPDTFSLFPAWPVLDSERALWLFAVTMLVLFAPKLMGLALGLSDKSLRQESGGAWSLIKSFFLEVILSALIAPVMMLIHSGAVMSVFLGADSGWNPQRRDDGSLPWGDVWRRHRSHVAAGVILGLAAWYNSWQLLAWLSPAILGMLLAVPLSYYTASAKLGEYFAERGWLRIPEEAEAPAIEKALDQTLPYYEERLAKAPTLETLATDPVMARRRLPLIDAVAPRKAGVVKGQDALVFTKLSDTTDPLEAFSFMDNKERAWLLSTPELYQRFVAMTADKAVGAEV, encoded by the coding sequence ATGAGTACTGGGACTCCCGAGGAACTGGCCGGCTTGATGCCGCCCCAGGACCTCAAATCCGTTTACCGCCGTACCCCGGTTGACCCCAAAGCCGTCAAATCCCGCTGGTGGCGGCGGCTGTTGGTGGTGGGCAGCGCCTTGGCGCTGTCGGCCTACGCTGTCTATGAGATGTGGATGGTGTTTGCCGCCGGGAAGATAACCTGGCCCGAGTACATCGTCATGGTGCTCTTTGCCATGACCTTTTGCTGGATAGCCTTGGCTTGCAGCACTGGCCTGGCCGGCTTTTACGCCCTGCGTTTTGGCCCCAAGCCCCAGTGGCAAACGGCGCCGCTCACCAAAAAGACGGTGGTGCTAATGCCCACCTACAACGAAGATCCGGCCAGGATCTTCGCGGCTATCGAAGCCATGGCAAGCGGCATTATCGAGGCCGGGGAAGGCGAGGCCTTTGACTGGTTTATCATCGCCGACACCACCAACCCCGAGGTGATGCTCCAAGAAGAAGAAGCGCTGCTGGCCATCCGTGAGCGTTTGGGCGACAAGGCCCGCATCTTCTACCGGCGCCGCCGCGAAAACCTGGCCCGTAAGGCCGGTAATGTCGCCGATTTTTGCCGCCGCTGGGGGCGCCATTACGACCATATGCTGGTGCTGGACGCCGATAGCCTTATTGCGCCCGACACCCTCATTCAACTGGCCCGGCGCATGGAGGCCAACCCTGATGCCGGCCTTATCCAGACCATTCCGCGCCTTATTCGCGGCACCACCTTGGTGGCGAGGGTCCAGCAGTTTGCCACCCGTATCTACGGGCCCATCGTCGGCACCGGCCTTGCCTGGTGGGTTGACCGAGACGGCAACTTCTGGGGCCACAACGCCATTATCCGTACCAGCGCCTTTATGGAATGTGCCGGTTTGCCTGAGCTACCCGGCAAGGCGCCTTTTGGCGGCCATATCCTCAGCCACGATTTTGTGGAAGCCGCCTTGCTGCGCCGCGCCGGTTGGGTGGTGGATATCGCCTGGGATCTGGATGGCTCCTATGAAGAGAGCCCGCCGTCGCTGATTGATATGGCGGTGCGTGATCGGCGCTGGTGCCAGGGTAACCTGCAACACGCCAAGGTGCTGCCCACCCGTGGCCTTAGCTGGGTAAGCCGCATGCACATGGTGACCGGCATCATGTCTTACCTGAGCTCGCCGCTGTGGCTGCTGTTGGTACTGGCCGGTTTCGCCCTGGCCCTGCAGGCGCAGTTTATCCGCCCCGAATACTTCCCCGACACCTTCTCGCTGTTCCCCGCCTGGCCGGTGCTGGACTCCGAACGGGCGCTGTGGCTGTTTGCGGTGACCATGCTGGTACTCTTTGCGCCCAAGCTGATGGGGCTGGCTTTGGGGCTTTCTGATAAAAGCCTTCGCCAGGAAAGTGGCGGCGCCTGGAGCCTTATCAAGAGCTTCTTTTTGGAGGTCATTCTCTCGGCGCTGATCGCCCCGGTGATGATGCTCATCCACTCCGGCGCCGTGATGTCGGTGTTCTTGGGCGCCGACAGCGGCTGGAACCCTCAGCGCCGGGATGATGGCAGCCTACCCTGGGGCGATGTGTGGCGCCGCCACCGCAGCCATGTGGCGGCAGGAGTGATTTTAGGCTTGGCCGCCTGGTACAACTCCTGGCAGTTGCTGGCCTGGTTGTCCCCGGCCATCCTCGGCATGTTGCTGGCGGTGCCGCTGTCCTACTACACCGCCTCGGCCAAGCTGGGTGAGTACTTTGCCGAGCGCGGCTGGCTGCGTATTCCCGAAGAGGCAGAGGCGCCCGCCATCGAGAAGGCGCTGGACCAAACCCTGCCTTATTACGAGGAGCGGCTGGCCAAGGCCCCGACATTGGAAACCTTGGCTACCGATCCGGTGATGGCGCGCCGCCGCCTGCCGCTCATTGATGCGGTCGCGCCCCGTAAGGCCGGGGTGGTTAAAGGCCAGGACGCCTTGGTGTTTACCAAGCTTTCCGACACCACCGACCCCCTCGAAGCCTTCTCCTTTATGGACAACAAAGAAAGGGCCTGGCTGCTCTCCACCCCCGAGCTCTACCAGCGTTTTGTGGCCATGACCGCCGACAAGGCGGTTGGCGCCGAAGTCTAA